TCACGGACACGGGTCGGAACGACGGCACGGAACACCGCGacgcggcggtggcggcgtcTGCCGCCCGCCACGCACGTTTGCGCGAGTCTCTACTCGGTCTCGACACGTGGTCCTCCGAAACCCGCTCGTCCCGGAAGGAAGCCATCCTCCGACGCGTGTTTCAAGCCCTCACGCAGTCCGCGACCGGAACCGGTGGCGTGGAGACCGTCCGGCACGCATCCAGCACGCTAGTCCGGGCGTGTCGGAGTGCGCTGCGGGGCGGAGCACCGGCGGAACGGTACGCCGCCTGTCGGGTACTGGAAGCCGCATCCGTGCTTTTGGGAGAAGACCAAGACGAGTGGCACGAATCGATCGAACGGGATTTGCGGCGGGTTGTTCACGGTGCCACCAAGGCTACCGCGGTACGGATGGCGGCTTTGCGAGCCTGCTCCATGTCCGCGTTTATCAATACCAGTGATACAGAAACGTCCGAAGCGCTCATGGATGTGTGTCAGGCGATCGCCAACGAAACGTACCGGAACGAAACGGTGCCGGTGGCACTCCGAGCGACTGCCTTGGATTGTTGGGCGCTGCTGGCTACCACCGTCGCCGATTACTACTTGGCCGGGCAGGATGACGTACAGCTGGGACGGGGGTTGGATTTGTTGAGTTTGCTGAAAGCCTGCCTGGAAACCACGTCGATGGAATTGCGTTCGGCCGCTGGTGAGTGTCTGTCTCTCATTCACGAAGCTAGACTGAATCTGGGCGTGGACGAGGAGACCGCGGAAAACTCCACGGCCCGGCGGTATCGTCGTGGATCCTGGGACGGATCCGAATTCGAAGTCCTCATGGATGAAGTCAAACAGCTCGTGGCGACCTTGTCCATGGAATCAGGACACCACATGagcaaaaaagccaaaaaagaGCAGCGCGCAACCTTTCGTGAATTCGTGGCGACCattgtggacgacgaagctcCCGAAGAAATAATTAACTTTCGCGGTGGTAGTTTGAGTCTGCACACCTGGCGGGAAATCATACAACTCAATTTTATTCGCCACTGCTTGCAAGGTGGTTTCCAGATCCAACTGCTGACCAACGCAACGTTGCAAAGCATCTTTGGAGCCAATGGAGCGGCTTTGAACGATTTTGCCGGCTTGTCACAGCTGGAAAAGAGATTGACGCTCTCCAAAACGAGTGAAGCATCCAAAATAGCCGACCAAGTCATGGCCAAGCAACGAACCAAACGACAGAACGTTAAAAATCACTTTTTGACCTCGGACGGGGACGACTTATAGCAACAGCTTGACAAG
The sequence above is a segment of the Phaeodactylum tricornutum CCAP 1055/1 chromosome 10, whole genome shotgun sequence genome. Coding sequences within it:
- a CDS encoding predicted protein — protein: MARKSRSQRRPKGGIGASVDDPDDAPEEFLPEDHTIADSVATDVSFGFDEDFSESDTVTDTGRNDGTEHRDAAVAASAARHARLRESLLGLDTWSSETRSSRKEAILRRVFQALTQSATGTGGVETVRHASSTLVRACRSALRGGAPAERYAACRVLEAASVLLGEDQDEWHESIERDLRRVVHGATKATAVRMAALRACSMSAFINTSDTETSEALMDVCQAIANETYRNETVPVALRATALDCWALLATTVADYYLAGQDDVQLGRGLDLLSLLKACLETTSMELRSAAGECLSLIHEARLNLGVDEETAENSTARRYRRGSWDGSEFEVLMDEVKQLVATLSMESGHHMSKKAKKEQRATFREFVATIVDDEAPEEIINFRGGSLSLHTWREIIQLNFIRHCLQGGFQIQLLTNATLQSIFGANGAALNDFAGLSQLEKRLTLSKTSEASKIADQVMAKQRTKRQNVKNHFLTSDGDDL